The following proteins are encoded in a genomic region of Artemia franciscana unplaced genomic scaffold, ASM3288406v1 PGA_scaffold_330, whole genome shotgun sequence:
- the LOC136041718 gene encoding histone H1.11L-like, whose product MHLKQALKRCLANRIVLNPKGTGVTGSFELAKPVKAKNFKAVKPAKPRAKKTLFKKTAKPTAVKKSPSAKKATKPMAGSKKPVKVFKKPTVAKKAVAAKKLTPKKGLSVKKASAKKVASKKSVAKKPAKK is encoded by the coding sequence ATGCATCTTAAGCAAGCTTTGAAGCGTTGCCTTGCAAATAGaattgttttaaatcccaaagGTACTGGCGTAACTGGTTCTTTCGAGCTTGCAAAGCCTGTAAAGGCCAAAAATTTCAAGGCTGTAAAGCCTGCCAAGCCCAGAGCTAAGAAAACCTTATTCAAGAAAACAGCTAAACCTACTGCAGTCAAAAAGTCACCTTCTGCCAAAAAGGCTACCAAGCCAATGGCTGGTAGCAAAAAACCTGTAAAGGTTTTCAAGAAACCCACTGTTGCCAAAAAAGCAGTAGCAGCAAAGAAATTGACACCCAAGAAGGGGCTGTCAGTCAAGAAAGCTTCCGCCAAGAAAGTGGCATCTA